The following proteins come from a genomic window of Gimesia chilikensis:
- a CDS encoding DUF1553 domain-containing protein: MLLLCSSKRIVPALVLTFLCTSLTQVSAEKTTKVSPARIRSILSENCFQCHGPDAKKRAADLRFDTRDGAFADLGGHKAIVPGNLKESELIARITTDDGDLLMPPADSGKKLKPEEIEQLKLWIEQGAPWQDHWAFVKPQKAPLPSVSQPGWVKSPVDQFILARLDEEDLKPTAEADRRTLIRRVTLDLTGLPPTPQEVESFVNDKSPNAYEKVVDRLLQSPRYGEHMARYWLDIARYGDTHGLHLDNYREMWPYRDWVINAFNTNKHYDQFVIEQLAGDLLPNASLDQQIATGFNRCHVTTNEGGSIAEEVYVRNVIDRVETTGQAFMGLTLGCAVCHDHKFDPFTKTEFYQLFAFFNNLDGPAMDGNIKDSPPSVRVPDDAQSKQLQAYKDQIASIEKRGADRTKVNEPAFQSWLQWKQQIQKTGSNPDLSIPQPGGLLAAYSLDEKEGDAAADKTNAKNKASVKGAPKWVAGKFNNGFQFAPGSYLDLGKTGQFAKATPFSYAIWVKTNGKTSGPIVSSINPNSRERGYDLQITNQTLSVRLIDRWPGYAVQVQTKNNEITPNQWHHVCVTYDGSAKAHGVTIYVDGKESELTISSDSFKNTTPLNSATILLGHSPTKQHLTNGFVDEFRIYDHELSETEVNQVYFDHQIEPVLKLAADKRTPQQTELLRQYYLNQFDSEYRKLLAEKVKVKAQEEKLIASLPTTLVFRERKTIKEAFDLKRGQYDQKGDKVDRKTPAQFPAMAAEWPVNRLGLAKWLVDPSHPLTSRVAVNRFWQQLFGTGIVETSEDFGNQGAVPSHPELLDWLSIDFQEHQWDVKRLMKQLVMSATYRQNSSVTPELYQQDPENRLLARGPRFRLDAEMLRDQALAVSGLLVPKVGGPSVKPPQPDGLWYAVGYSGSNTVRFKQDTGPEKVFRRGLYTFWKRTSPPPEMSTFDAPSREACTMRRERTNTPLQALLLLNDPQYMEAARAFGERMMKEGGPSPEERIKFAYTMATGHPISKENLTLIKQTFDDMLAEYQKAPEAAKELIAVGESKPDEKLNPQELAAWTMVGNLILNLDEVLNKN; encoded by the coding sequence ATGCTTCTTCTGTGTTCGAGCAAGCGCATCGTCCCTGCTCTCGTTCTCACTTTCCTGTGTACTTCACTCACCCAGGTAAGCGCTGAAAAGACTACAAAAGTCTCCCCAGCCAGAATACGTTCCATCCTTTCGGAAAACTGTTTCCAGTGTCACGGACCGGATGCCAAGAAACGCGCTGCCGACCTGCGTTTTGATACCCGTGATGGCGCCTTTGCCGACCTGGGCGGTCACAAAGCCATTGTGCCCGGCAACCTGAAGGAAAGCGAACTCATCGCCCGCATTACAACCGACGACGGCGACCTCCTCATGCCGCCGGCCGACAGCGGGAAGAAACTGAAGCCGGAAGAAATTGAACAACTCAAACTCTGGATCGAACAGGGTGCTCCCTGGCAGGATCACTGGGCCTTCGTAAAACCTCAGAAAGCACCACTGCCTTCCGTCTCACAACCGGGCTGGGTGAAGAGTCCCGTCGATCAGTTTATCCTGGCGCGGCTCGATGAAGAAGATCTCAAACCCACTGCCGAGGCTGATCGTCGTACTCTCATTCGACGAGTCACTCTGGACCTCACCGGACTGCCTCCCACGCCGCAGGAAGTGGAATCGTTTGTAAATGACAAAAGTCCCAATGCGTATGAAAAAGTCGTGGATCGACTGCTGCAGTCTCCCCGGTACGGCGAGCACATGGCCCGCTACTGGCTGGACATCGCCCGTTACGGCGACACTCACGGACTGCACCTCGATAACTACCGCGAGATGTGGCCTTACCGCGACTGGGTCATTAATGCCTTCAATACCAACAAACACTACGATCAGTTTGTGATCGAACAGTTGGCCGGTGACCTGCTCCCGAATGCATCACTCGATCAGCAGATCGCCACTGGCTTCAACCGCTGTCACGTGACCACCAACGAAGGGGGTTCGATCGCCGAAGAAGTCTATGTCCGCAACGTCATCGACCGGGTGGAAACGACAGGCCAGGCCTTCATGGGGCTCACCCTCGGCTGTGCCGTCTGTCACGATCACAAGTTCGATCCCTTTACGAAAACCGAATTCTATCAGCTGTTCGCGTTCTTCAATAACCTTGATGGCCCCGCGATGGACGGGAACATCAAAGACTCCCCCCCTTCCGTCCGTGTCCCCGATGATGCCCAGTCCAAGCAACTCCAGGCTTATAAAGACCAGATTGCTTCCATTGAAAAACGGGGTGCCGACCGTACCAAGGTTAACGAACCCGCATTTCAGTCCTGGCTCCAGTGGAAGCAGCAGATTCAGAAGACGGGCAGCAATCCCGATCTCTCCATTCCGCAACCTGGCGGTCTGCTGGCTGCTTACTCGCTCGACGAGAAAGAAGGCGACGCCGCTGCTGATAAAACGAACGCAAAAAACAAAGCGTCTGTCAAAGGGGCTCCAAAATGGGTCGCCGGTAAATTCAATAACGGATTCCAGTTCGCCCCCGGCAGCTATCTCGACCTGGGAAAAACCGGACAGTTTGCCAAAGCTACCCCTTTCAGTTATGCCATCTGGGTCAAAACCAACGGTAAAACTTCGGGACCGATCGTTTCCAGCATTAATCCTAATTCGCGCGAACGAGGCTACGATCTACAGATCACTAACCAGACCCTCAGTGTGCGTCTGATTGATCGCTGGCCCGGCTATGCCGTTCAGGTGCAGACCAAGAATAATGAAATCACGCCTAATCAGTGGCATCATGTCTGTGTGACCTACGATGGTTCCGCCAAAGCCCATGGCGTGACCATCTATGTCGACGGCAAAGAGTCCGAGCTGACCATCTCCTCCGACTCCTTTAAAAATACGACTCCTCTGAACTCGGCTACGATTCTGCTGGGTCATTCACCAACCAAGCAGCACCTGACGAACGGCTTCGTTGACGAGTTCCGTATCTACGATCACGAACTCTCAGAAACCGAAGTCAATCAGGTCTACTTCGATCATCAGATTGAACCGGTCCTGAAACTGGCTGCCGATAAACGTACTCCCCAACAGACTGAACTGCTGAGACAGTATTATCTGAATCAGTTCGATTCCGAATATCGCAAACTGCTGGCCGAGAAGGTCAAAGTCAAAGCACAGGAAGAAAAACTGATCGCCTCGCTCCCCACGACGCTGGTCTTCCGCGAACGCAAAACCATCAAAGAGGCCTTTGATCTCAAGCGGGGACAATACGATCAGAAAGGGGATAAAGTTGATCGGAAAACTCCGGCACAGTTCCCTGCCATGGCAGCCGAATGGCCCGTCAACCGGCTGGGTCTGGCGAAATGGCTCGTCGATCCCAGTCATCCGCTGACATCCCGCGTTGCCGTCAACCGGTTCTGGCAACAGTTGTTCGGCACCGGTATCGTCGAAACCAGTGAAGACTTCGGTAACCAGGGAGCCGTCCCCAGTCATCCCGAACTGCTGGACTGGCTCTCCATTGATTTCCAGGAACACCAGTGGGATGTCAAACGGCTGATGAAACAGCTTGTGATGTCTGCCACTTATCGACAGAACTCCAGCGTGACTCCGGAACTGTATCAGCAGGATCCCGAGAACCGTCTGCTGGCCCGTGGCCCCCGCTTCCGCCTGGATGCGGAAATGTTGCGTGACCAGGCACTCGCCGTCAGTGGTCTGCTCGTTCCCAAAGTAGGTGGCCCCAGCGTGAAACCGCCTCAACCAGATGGACTCTGGTACGCCGTCGGTTATTCCGGCTCGAATACCGTGCGGTTCAAACAGGATACGGGCCCTGAGAAAGTCTTCCGCCGCGGACTGTATACCTTCTGGAAACGGACCTCACCACCGCCGGAAATGTCGACCTTCGATGCCCCCAGCCGGGAAGCCTGTACCATGCGTCGCGAACGGACCAATACGCCACTGCAGGCCCTGCTGCTGTTGAACGATCCGCAGTACATGGAAGCCGCCCGTGCGTTCGGCGAACGCATGATGAAAGAAGGCGGTCCCTCTCCCGAAGAGCGGATCAAGTTTGCTTACACAATGGCCACCGGGCATCCGATCTCAAAGGAAAACCTGACCCTGATTAAACAGACTTTTGATGACATGCTGGCTGAATACCAGAAAGCTCCTGAAGCTGCCAAAGAACTGATTGCTGTTGGCGAGTCCAAACCTGACGAGAAACTGAATCCGCAGGAACTGGCCGCCTGGACCATGGTGGGTAACCTCATCCTCAACCTGGATGAAGTGCTCAATAAAAATTGA
- a CDS encoding RtcB family protein — protein sequence MNSRQLLKLGVPQYCLKTAMTAIQQAVANDNIRGKEVKARMQQVIAAPDNYLEDEAFGALAAELVEDNSEEVVEPIDYQIWGKEGIDEGAFSQMELACHVPSAYGAALMPDAHIGYGLPIGGVLALENAVIPYAVGVDIACRMKLSVLDTAVDALDDKRHQFIDALNRGTVFGVGTAHEKKQHHAVMDQDWTVTKVTRQNKDKAWKQLGSSGSGNHFVEFGVLTISEDDAELGLTAGEYVALLSHSGSRGTGASVCSTYSAIAQSQLRKRHQHLGRLAWLDMDSEAGQEYWAAMNLMGDYAAANHAVIHKNVAALLGSKVISGVENHHNFAWKEEHGGREVYVHRKGATPAAAGEMGVIPGSMADPAFVVRGKGNPASLNSASHGAGRCMSRNKAKDKYRWKAVKNDLEKRGITVISAGADEVPGVYKNINEVMAEQQDLVEIVARFNPKVVKMCGDGSRAED from the coding sequence ATGAACTCTCGACAGTTACTGAAACTGGGTGTTCCACAGTATTGTCTGAAGACGGCCATGACGGCGATTCAGCAGGCCGTCGCGAATGATAATATTCGCGGTAAGGAAGTCAAAGCGCGCATGCAGCAGGTCATCGCTGCGCCTGACAACTATCTGGAAGATGAGGCATTCGGAGCCCTGGCTGCAGAACTGGTTGAAGATAACTCGGAAGAAGTTGTTGAGCCAATCGATTACCAGATCTGGGGTAAGGAGGGCATCGATGAAGGTGCGTTCTCCCAGATGGAACTGGCGTGCCATGTTCCATCGGCTTACGGTGCTGCGCTGATGCCGGATGCACACATCGGTTATGGTCTGCCTATCGGCGGCGTACTGGCACTGGAAAACGCAGTGATTCCATATGCAGTCGGTGTGGATATTGCCTGCCGTATGAAGCTGTCGGTTCTGGATACGGCCGTTGATGCACTGGATGACAAACGTCATCAGTTCATCGATGCGCTGAATCGAGGCACCGTATTTGGCGTGGGTACGGCTCACGAGAAGAAGCAGCATCATGCGGTGATGGATCAGGACTGGACGGTGACGAAAGTGACACGTCAGAACAAAGACAAGGCATGGAAACAGCTGGGATCTTCTGGTTCGGGCAACCACTTTGTTGAGTTCGGTGTCCTGACGATTTCGGAAGATGATGCAGAGCTGGGACTGACTGCAGGTGAATACGTGGCATTGTTGAGTCATAGCGGTAGCCGGGGAACCGGTGCGTCGGTATGCAGCACGTATTCAGCGATTGCGCAGTCGCAACTGCGAAAGCGGCATCAGCACCTGGGACGACTGGCATGGCTGGACATGGATTCGGAAGCCGGCCAGGAATACTGGGCAGCAATGAATCTGATGGGCGACTACGCTGCAGCTAACCATGCTGTGATCCATAAGAACGTGGCGGCTTTGCTGGGAAGCAAGGTGATCTCCGGCGTGGAGAACCACCACAACTTCGCCTGGAAGGAAGAGCACGGCGGCCGGGAGGTCTACGTGCACCGTAAGGGGGCAACTCCAGCGGCAGCAGGCGAGATGGGTGTGATTCCCGGTTCGATGGCCGATCCGGCGTTCGTGGTTCGTGGAAAAGGAAATCCAGCGAGCCTGAACTCGGCATCGCATGGTGCAGGACGCTGCATGTCTCGTAACAAAGCGAAGGATAAGTACCGCTGGAAGGCGGTGAAAAATGATCTGGAGAAGCGAGGCATCACCGTGATCTCAGCGGGAGCTGACGAAGTTCCCGGTGTTTACAAAAACATTAATGAGGTTATGGCCGAGCAGCAGGACCTGGTGGAAATCGTAGCACGCTTCAACCCAAAAGTGGTGAAGATGTGCGGCGACGGAAGCCGGGCCGAAGATTGA
- a CDS encoding glycoside hydrolase family 10 protein, with translation MIYQLPYILSLALSFTTGTETVLDDFNYTTSSAARQAWTELKGTLPLAMQKSGSQNVLLLSAPFQSNRDIPRAGIDKQLNQSLTAPGLFTIDVKPASPDSNHQVSIYFKSGPGWYSTSARIKGADWQTLRFPKGDFRGEDNPRGWDKIETVRLVVWRESDSEPDTHFQFRNLKAITGDVTIVVPDLSQKQKEKDTFAAADRIETFLETSGIGCDRISESELSLNTLGSRSIAILPFNPRISSQACGVLNQFMERGGKVYLNFNIPTALEKNLGIKKGSYFKPDSPGGLASIHLQDAGILGLPAEVKQASWNLVTATPTGHNARIVGEWYDDTGKPTGKPALIVSERGAYFSHLILGDDPVNKQALLTALMAHFQPRLWDAIAAGTIQQAEQVGPFHSFDELRRSIVSTVTPQQSKVLAARDLDRTSALLVRAKQLLQKKEAFQAIAFARRCREERVKIYLLTRASPPREARAFWDHSPTGPYPGDWDRTCKELADAGFNMLIVNMLWGGLAHYPSDVLPRSETFKTQGDQIEQCLKAAHKHGLELHVWKVNHNLSTAPPSFVRQLRDAGRTQVSVTGEASDWLNPAHPENFQLEVDSMLEVVKKYPVDGIHFDYIRYPNDRHDYSDYSRQKFEADTGIKVSNWPTDCYKGKLKSQYRDWRADQITRLVETVSRKARKIRPGVKLSAAVFREYPDCREWVAQDWPLWARRGYLDFICPMDYTASDEQFRLWIEEQQKLLAGSIPIYPGIGALSTEATLSSDRVLGQVDVTRQLNTGGFTVFSLNPQTLSSVVPDFKRSAGKVKATPPHRAQKKR, from the coding sequence ATGATCTATCAGCTGCCTTACATCCTGTCTCTTGCTCTCAGCTTCACCACAGGCACAGAAACTGTGCTGGACGACTTCAATTATACAACGTCGTCCGCGGCCCGACAGGCGTGGACCGAACTCAAGGGAACGCTCCCCCTGGCGATGCAGAAATCAGGTAGCCAGAATGTCCTGCTCCTCTCGGCCCCCTTTCAATCCAACCGCGACATTCCCCGGGCCGGGATCGACAAACAACTCAACCAGAGCCTGACCGCCCCCGGGCTGTTTACGATTGACGTCAAACCCGCTTCGCCCGACAGCAACCATCAGGTCAGCATTTATTTCAAAAGTGGCCCCGGCTGGTATTCGACCTCTGCCCGTATCAAGGGGGCTGACTGGCAGACACTCCGTTTCCCTAAAGGTGATTTTCGCGGCGAAGACAATCCGCGCGGCTGGGATAAAATCGAAACCGTTCGACTGGTCGTCTGGCGGGAATCCGACAGCGAACCCGACACGCACTTCCAATTCCGTAACCTGAAAGCCATCACCGGCGACGTGACGATTGTCGTCCCCGACCTCAGCCAGAAACAGAAAGAGAAGGACACCTTCGCTGCCGCCGACCGTATCGAAACGTTTCTCGAGACCTCCGGGATCGGTTGTGACCGCATCAGTGAAAGCGAACTCTCGCTGAACACGCTCGGCTCACGTTCCATCGCAATTCTGCCGTTTAATCCCCGTATTTCATCCCAGGCCTGTGGGGTACTGAATCAGTTCATGGAACGGGGCGGTAAGGTTTATCTGAACTTCAACATTCCGACCGCCCTGGAAAAGAATCTGGGCATCAAAAAAGGCAGCTATTTCAAACCGGACAGTCCGGGTGGGCTGGCCTCGATCCACCTGCAGGACGCCGGTATCCTGGGTCTCCCTGCGGAGGTCAAACAGGCTTCATGGAACCTGGTGACTGCCACCCCAACCGGACACAACGCCCGAATCGTAGGCGAGTGGTACGATGACACAGGTAAACCAACGGGCAAGCCGGCCCTGATCGTCAGCGAGCGGGGTGCCTATTTCAGCCACCTGATTCTGGGAGACGACCCTGTCAATAAACAGGCCCTGCTGACTGCGCTCATGGCCCACTTCCAGCCCCGACTCTGGGATGCGATCGCCGCCGGCACGATTCAGCAGGCGGAACAGGTGGGGCCCTTTCACTCGTTTGATGAACTCCGCCGCAGCATTGTGTCGACGGTTACTCCGCAGCAGAGCAAAGTACTGGCGGCCCGCGATCTGGATCGTACGTCCGCATTACTCGTGCGCGCGAAGCAGCTGTTGCAGAAAAAAGAAGCGTTCCAGGCCATCGCGTTTGCCCGGCGCTGTCGTGAAGAGCGGGTCAAAATCTACCTGCTGACCCGCGCCAGTCCACCACGCGAAGCCCGTGCCTTCTGGGATCACAGTCCTACCGGCCCCTACCCGGGCGACTGGGACCGGACCTGTAAAGAGCTTGCCGATGCTGGCTTCAACATGCTCATCGTCAACATGCTCTGGGGCGGTCTGGCCCACTACCCCAGTGATGTTCTTCCCCGCAGTGAAACGTTTAAAACTCAGGGCGACCAGATCGAACAGTGCCTCAAGGCGGCGCATAAACATGGTCTCGAGCTCCATGTCTGGAAAGTGAATCACAATCTCTCGACCGCACCGCCGTCGTTCGTCAGACAGTTACGTGACGCGGGTCGGACCCAGGTCAGTGTGACCGGCGAAGCCAGCGACTGGCTCAATCCGGCTCATCCCGAAAACTTCCAGCTCGAAGTCGACAGCATGCTCGAAGTGGTTAAAAAGTATCCCGTGGATGGCATTCACTTCGATTACATCCGCTACCCCAATGATCGCCACGATTACAGCGACTATAGCCGTCAGAAATTCGAGGCCGACACCGGCATCAAAGTCAGCAACTGGCCTACCGACTGTTACAAGGGGAAGCTCAAAAGCCAGTACCGCGACTGGCGTGCCGACCAGATCACCCGGCTCGTTGAAACCGTATCACGCAAAGCACGTAAGATCCGCCCCGGCGTCAAACTTTCCGCCGCCGTCTTCCGCGAATATCCGGACTGCCGTGAATGGGTGGCCCAGGACTGGCCTCTCTGGGCCAGACGCGGTTATCTCGACTTCATCTGCCCCATGGACTACACCGCCAGTGACGAACAGTTCCGCCTCTGGATTGAAGAACAGCAGAAACTCCTGGCTGGCAGCATTCCCATCTACCCGGGCATCGGTGCACTCTCAACAGAGGCAACTCTCAGCAGCGATCGTGTTCTGGGACAGGTTGATGTAACCCGACAACTAAATACCGGCGGGTTTACCGTCTTCAGCCTCAATCCGCAGACACTCTCCAGCGTCGTCCCCGATTTCAAACGAAGTGCCGGGAAAGTGAAGGCGACTCCTCCGCATCGCGCACAAAAAAAGCGTTAA
- a CDS encoding aspartate:alanine exchanger family transporter encodes MIGCGLILGKIAVRGISLGSSGVIFAGLLAGHWGYQVAPEAGLAGVVLFIYCLGIGAGPSFLQMFLNRGKALALLAGVMMSAALLAVLLMGRLFKLSPDLASGLFAGALTSTPALAAATEKLPAGSDVAVGFGIAYPFGVIGVILFIQILPRWFPGGIEHALNESTAARGDIIREVVEVQNRNLVGKRLRDVTILAKSNCQVSRLIVEGQPRPIPKEFQLELGQLLLVIGRTGQIETVIEALGTRCPDAQYVLDVERQRRNIVITSKEVVGRTLKDLHFRSRFGVTIARITRQNIEFVPGSEQTLHYGDILRAVGEPEDLERFATAVGHRARTADETDLIILAGGLILGMILGRLSLSLGGQSFSLGMAGGPLLVGLLLGHFGQFGGLSVRMPRAGRLLLGELGLTVFLAQAGCQAGGNFVEVVRANGLTMCLAAAVVVVVPLLSGFLAARYWLRLNLLETAGGLCGAMTSTPGLGAVTSAIDSSVPATSYATVYPVALVLVTLLAPILIALL; translated from the coding sequence GTGATCGGTTGCGGTCTGATACTGGGAAAAATTGCGGTCCGTGGAATTTCGCTGGGAAGTTCGGGAGTGATCTTTGCTGGTCTGCTGGCAGGGCACTGGGGTTACCAGGTTGCGCCCGAGGCGGGGCTGGCGGGGGTTGTGCTGTTCATCTACTGTCTGGGTATCGGCGCAGGGCCCAGTTTTCTGCAGATGTTTCTGAATCGTGGCAAAGCGCTGGCGCTGCTGGCCGGAGTCATGATGAGTGCGGCTCTGCTGGCCGTCTTGCTCATGGGGCGGCTCTTTAAGTTGAGTCCCGATCTGGCGAGCGGCCTGTTTGCGGGGGCCCTGACGAGTACGCCGGCGCTCGCAGCGGCGACAGAGAAGCTGCCCGCTGGTTCGGATGTCGCGGTTGGATTCGGAATCGCCTACCCCTTTGGCGTGATCGGGGTGATTCTCTTCATTCAGATTCTGCCCCGCTGGTTTCCCGGCGGAATTGAACACGCCCTGAACGAATCGACTGCGGCTCGCGGCGACATCATTCGCGAAGTGGTCGAAGTCCAGAACAGAAATCTGGTGGGGAAGCGACTGCGGGATGTGACCATTCTGGCGAAATCGAACTGCCAGGTCTCACGCTTGATCGTGGAGGGGCAGCCGCGACCGATTCCGAAAGAGTTTCAACTGGAACTGGGACAACTCTTGCTGGTCATCGGCCGAACAGGGCAGATTGAGACTGTGATTGAAGCGTTGGGAACCCGTTGTCCCGACGCGCAATACGTACTCGATGTAGAGCGGCAGCGTCGTAATATTGTGATTACATCTAAAGAAGTCGTGGGACGCACGCTCAAGGATCTGCATTTTCGGTCCCGCTTTGGTGTGACCATTGCCCGTATTACCCGTCAGAATATCGAGTTCGTTCCCGGTTCAGAGCAGACACTGCATTACGGAGATATACTGCGTGCGGTGGGTGAGCCAGAGGACCTGGAACGTTTTGCGACGGCCGTTGGTCACCGGGCTCGCACCGCGGATGAAACGGATCTGATCATCCTGGCGGGAGGGCTGATTCTGGGAATGATCCTGGGGCGGCTGAGTCTGTCGCTGGGAGGTCAGTCGTTTTCCCTGGGAATGGCGGGAGGACCGTTGCTGGTCGGGCTGCTGCTGGGGCACTTCGGCCAGTTTGGTGGTCTCTCAGTACGTATGCCGCGCGCAGGCCGGTTGTTGCTGGGTGAACTCGGACTGACTGTCTTTCTGGCGCAGGCAGGTTGTCAGGCGGGGGGTAATTTTGTGGAAGTGGTTCGGGCGAACGGGTTGACGATGTGCCTGGCTGCAGCGGTGGTGGTTGTGGTGCCACTCTTGTCCGGGTTTCTCGCGGCGCGGTACTGGCTACGTCTGAATCTGCTGGAGACAGCCGGGGGCCTGTGTGGCGCGATGACATCCACGCCCGGTCTGGGAGCGGTCACCTCTGCCATTGATTCGAGTGTGCCGGCGACGAGTTATGCAACCGTCTATCCGGTGGCCCTGGTGCTCGTAACACTGCTGGCACCGATTTTGATTGCGTTGTTGTAG
- a CDS encoding sialidase family protein — protein sequence MKNASLLCVACLVLLCLAAPLQANDKPVQLKLESVQKIWDKDPHNAFTGLTRFKDKWYCVFRTGKAHVSPDGALQVLESEDGKDWTPVARVTSETADLRDAKISVTPEGQLMLSGAGALHQPAPYRHQSMSWFSDDGKHWSKAHTIGDPNLWLWGNKWHDGDVYSIGYHTGKEGPRFTRLYKSSDGKNFETVVDKLIDEGYSNESSLVFTKDNTCYCLLRRDGKGATGLLGISKPPYTKWEWKDLGIKIGGPELFQLPDGRFLATVRLYSPKVRTSICQLDVENGKLTELLALPSGGDTSYANMVLHDGLLNVSYYSSHEGKTSIYFAKVSYK from the coding sequence ATGAAAAACGCCTCGCTCCTCTGCGTCGCCTGCCTGGTCCTGCTCTGTCTGGCAGCGCCACTACAGGCCAACGACAAACCGGTTCAACTGAAGCTGGAAAGTGTCCAGAAAATCTGGGACAAAGACCCACACAACGCCTTCACCGGACTGACCCGCTTCAAAGACAAATGGTACTGCGTGTTCCGCACGGGGAAAGCACATGTCTCCCCCGACGGTGCCCTGCAGGTCCTCGAATCCGAAGATGGTAAGGACTGGACGCCGGTCGCCCGCGTTACCTCCGAGACTGCTGACCTCCGCGATGCGAAAATCAGCGTCACTCCCGAGGGGCAGCTCATGCTCAGCGGTGCCGGGGCCCTGCACCAGCCTGCTCCCTATCGGCATCAGTCGATGTCCTGGTTCTCCGATGACGGCAAGCACTGGTCCAAAGCTCATACCATCGGCGATCCCAACCTCTGGCTCTGGGGCAATAAGTGGCACGATGGAGATGTCTACAGTATCGGTTATCACACCGGTAAAGAAGGTCCTCGCTTCACTCGCCTCTACAAAAGCAGTGATGGCAAGAATTTTGAAACCGTTGTCGACAAGCTGATTGACGAGGGATACTCCAACGAAAGCTCCCTGGTCTTCACCAAAGACAACACCTGCTACTGCCTGCTCAGACGGGACGGTAAAGGTGCCACCGGCCTGCTCGGTATTTCAAAGCCCCCCTACACGAAATGGGAATGGAAGGACCTGGGAATCAAGATCGGCGGACCGGAACTGTTCCAGTTGCCCGATGGTCGCTTCCTGGCCACCGTACGTCTCTACTCCCCCAAAGTGCGGACATCAATTTGCCAGCTCGACGTGGAAAACGGCAAGCTCACCGAACTGCTCGCGCTCCCCAGTGGCGGTGACACCAGCTACGCGAACATGGTCCTGCATGATGGCCTGCTGAACGTGAGCTACTATTCCAGCCACGAAGGCAAAACATCCATCTATTTTGCCAAAGTCAGTTATAAATAG